A genomic window from Prunus persica cultivar Lovell chromosome G2, Prunus_persica_NCBIv2, whole genome shotgun sequence includes:
- the LOC18787007 gene encoding cytochrome P450 704C1 isoform X2, with product MQLIRYKFVMPDVVNAMSNLFLRLPFSRRSCKCGIYPQNKLCKLRQDGLGSGIFAVDGEKWVHLRKVASNELSTKAVRDFSGAVFKNNGVKLARIISAAATSDQAIDIQDLFMKAALDSIVKVLLGIEVDTMYGTNEEATRFSNAFDVVNEMTLYRCVDFSWKIKKLLDIGSEAMLRKNLKVVDEFVYNLIKSKTETVPNSGDDPHLKRRDIVSRLLESRETDPKYLRDMIFSLVVAGKDTTASTLSWFIYMICKHPHIQEKIAQELREATNMKDNSSIDELADNLTEEALDKMQYLVAALTETTRLYPAVPLNAKICSCDDTWPDGFSVKKGDLVGYHAYGMGRMKFLWGDDAEEFRPERWLDENGVFKQESSFKFTAFSAGPRICLGKDFAQRETTMFSAVLVGSYIFKLRDENKVANYKTKITHHIEGGLYVQASPRFAHAMQDLN from the exons ATCCTGCAAATGTGGAATATATCCTCAAAACAAACTTTGCAAACTACGGCAAG ATGGTTTGGGTAGTGGGATCTTCGCCGTGGATGGCGAAAAATGGGTACATCTAAGGAAGGTAGCAAGCAATGAATTATCAACCAAAGCGGTGAGAGACTTCAGCGGTGCTGTTTTCAAAAACAATGGTGTAAAACTTGCTCGGATAATTTCTGCAGCTGCAACCTCCGACCAAGCAATAGACATCCAA GATTTGTTTATGAAAGCAGCCTTAGATTCAATCGTCAAGGTTCTCCTTGGTATCGAAGTAGACACCATGTATGGGACAAATGAAGAAGCTACCCGGTTTTCCAATGCTTTTGATGTAGTAAATGAGATGACCTTGTATCGTTGCGTTGATTTCTCCTGGAAGATTAAAAAGTTGTTAGACATTGGATCAGAAGCCATGCTAAGGAAGAATTTAAAAGTGGTAGATGAGTTTGTTTATAACTTAATCAAAAGCAAGACTGAAACAGTTCCTAATTCAGGAGATGATCCACAT TTGAAGAGAAGAGACATTGTTTCGAGGCTTTTGGAATCGAGGGAGACTGATCCGAAGTACTTGAGAGACATGATCTTCAGTCTGGTTGTTGCTGGAAAAGACACAACGGCTAGCACTCTTtcatggtttatttatatgatCTGCAAGCATCCTCATATACAGGAAAAGATTGCACAGGAACTTAGAGAAGCAACAAATATGAAGGATAATTCAAGCATTGATGAGCTTGCCGACAACCTTACTGAAGAAGCCCTTGACAAAATGCAATATCTGGTTGCAGCTTTGACTGAGACAACCAGGCTCTACCCTGCAGTTCCATTG AATGCGAAGATTTGTTCATGTGACGATACTTGGCCAGATGGATTTAGTGTAAAAAAAGGGGATTTGGTGGGATACCACGCTTATGGCATGGGGAGGATGAAATTTCTATGGGGTGATGATGCAGAAGAATTTCGGCCAGAGAGATGGCTCGACGAAAATGGGGTTTTCAAGCAAGAAAGCTCTTTCAAATTCACAGCCTTCAGT GCCGGTCCAAGGATTTGTCTAGGGAAGGACTTTGCTCAAAGAGAGACGACGATGTTTTCTGCTGTACTTGTTGGCAGCTACATATTCAAGCTGAGGGATGAGAACAAAGTGGCCAACTACAAGACCAAGATCACCCACCATATTGAGGGAGGCCTTTATGTGCAAGCGTCTCCAAGATTTGCGCATGCAATGCAAGACCTTAATTAG
- the LOC18786051 gene encoding cytochrome P450 704C1, producing the protein MRQKAREMAQQKWPFPTRKPFQIHSLPVNEMTLYRCVDFSWKIIKLLNIGSEAMLRKSLKVVDEFVYNLIKSKTETVANSGDDLHLKRRDILSRLLASGQTDPKYFRDIIFSLFVAGKDTAASTLTWFIYMVCKHPDIQEKIAQEVREATNLKDNSSIDELADNLTEETLSKMQYLVAALTETSRLYPAVPLNAKVCSSDDTWPDGFSVKKGDIVGYHAYSMGRMKYIWGDVMISSLTHIAQILFFVFCFVLFWFGGANITPKSL; encoded by the exons ATGAGGCAGAAGGCTAGAGAGATGGCTCAACAAAAATGGCCATTTCCAACAAGAAAGCCCTTTCAAATTCACAGCCTTCCag TAAATGAGATGACCTTGTATCGTTGCGTTGATTTCTCCTGGAAGATTATAAAGTTGTTAAACATTGGATCAGAAGCCATGCTAAGGAAAAGTTTAAAAGTGGTAGATGAGTTTGTTTATAACTTAATCAAAAGCAAGACTGAAACAGTGGCAAATTCAGGAGATGATCTACAT TTAAAGAGAAGAGACATTCTTTCGAGGCTTTTGGCATCAGGACAGACTGATCCAAAGTACTTCAGAGACATTATATTCAGTCTGTTTGTTGCCGGAAAAGACACAGCGGCTAGCACTCTTacatggtttatttatatggTCTGCAAGCATCCTGATATCCAAGAAAAGATTGCACAGGAAGTTAGAGAGGCAACAAATCTGAAAGATAATTCAAGCATTGATGAGCTTGCAGACAACCTTACTGAAGAAACCCTTAGCAAAATGCAATATCTGGTTGCAGCTTTGACTGAGACAAGCAGGCTCTACCCTGCAGTTCCACTG AATGCGAAGGTTTGTTCATCTGATGATACTTGGCCAGATGGATTTAGTGTCAAAAAAGGGGATATTGTGGGATACCACGCTTATAGCATGGGCAGGATGAAATATATATGGGGTGATGTGATGATATCATCACTGACACATATTgcacaaattttgttttttgttttttgttttgttttgttttggtttggtggAGCGAACATAACACCGAAATCATTGTAA
- the LOC109947212 gene encoding pentatricopeptide repeat-containing protein At5g66520-like translates to MPSLRSTLLHLLEEFKNIRELKKIHTQIIKSPFLSTDDQAFLITRLLFFSAISDSDSGSHRYAAHVFRAIKDPNLYVYNVMIRAYVCTKDETLSSFGSLLLYKQMLCDGISPNCLTFPFLVKECTSRFDGGTGRSFHAQVVKYGLDNDVFVQNSLIGMYSACGFLNSARTLFDEMLERDVVSWNSMIKGYLRSGNLDVALNLFGKMNKRNIITWNSMITGFVQGGRPKEALELFHEMQITSGDMVKPDKITIASVLAACAHLGAIDHGIWVHAYLRRSGLESDVVIGTALVDMYGKCGCVDKAYEVFQEMLNKDTLAWTAMISVLALHGFGNEAFDIFKQMETTGVKPNHVTFVGLLSACAHSGLVEKGRWCFNVMKCVYLIEPQLYHYACMVDILSRAGLIEEAERFIRSMPMKPDAFVWGALLGGCQIHGKVELGERLAQYLIGLEPLNHAFYVNLCDIYAKANRFDDVKRIKSLMKERGIKKEVPGSSMIEIDGVVLEFSVRGSPDVVMEEVLLVLYQLSQRGPWTVKFMIE, encoded by the coding sequence ATGCCAAGTCTTAGGAGCACGCTACTACACTTGCTCGAGGAGTTCAAGAACATTAGAGAGCTTAAGAAAATTCATACCCAAATCATAAAGTCTCCATTTTTATCCACAGATGACCAAGCTTTCCTCATTACCCGTCTCCTATTCTTCTCCGCCATTTCTGATTCTGATTCGGGTTCTCACAGATACGCTGCCCATGTCTTTCGGGCCATAAAGGATCCGAATCTCTACGTCTATAACGTCATGATCAGAGCATATGTGTGTACAAAGGATGAAACTCTTTCTTCGTTTGGGTCCTTGTTGCTGTATAAGCAAATGCTCTGCGATGGCATTTCCCCTAATTGTCTCACTTTTCCGTTCCTTGTAAAAGAATGCACGAGTAGGTTTGATGGCGGCACAGGCCGGAGTTTCCATGCACAAGTCGTTAAGTATGGGCTGGACAATGAtgtttttgttcaaaattcGTTGATTGGTATGTACTCTGCATGTGGGTTTCTGAATAGTGCACGTAcattgtttgatgaaatgttgGAAAGGGATGTTGTTTCTTGGAACTCGATGATAAAGGGGTATTTGAGAAGTGGGAATCTTGATGTGGCATTGAATCTGTTTGGGAAGATGAACAAGAGAAACATCATTACTTGGAATTCCATGATTACTGGGTTTGTTCAAGGTGGTCGGCCAAAGGAGGCCTTGGAACTTTTCCATGAAATGCAGATCACTAGTGGTGATATGGTTAAACCGGATAAGATCACAATTGCCAGTGTCCTTGCAGCTTGTGCTCATCTTGGTGCAATTGATCATGGGATATGGGTGCATGCGTACCTGAGGAGAAGTGGCCTGGAGAGTGATGTGGTTATTGGGACAGCTCTGGTTGACATGTACGGTAAGTGTGGATGTGTGGACAAAGCGTATGAGGTCTTTCAGGAAATGCTCAACAAGGATACTTTGGCATGGACAGCTATGATTTCAGTGTTGGCTCTCCATGGGTTTGGAAATGAGGCTTTTGACATTTTTAAACAGATGGAAACAACTGGGGTGAAGCCAAACCATGTGACATTTGTCGGGCTATTGTCAGCTTGTGCTCATTCTGGTTTAGTAGAGAAAGGTCGCTGGTGTTTTAATGTGATGAAGTGTGTTTACTTAATTGAACCGCAGCTCTATCACTATGCATGCATGGTTGATATTCTTAGTCGTGCCGGGCTGATTGAAGAGGCAGAACGGTTTATAAGAAGCATGCCAATGAAGCCAGATGCATTTGTTTGGGGTGCATTACTCGGAGGCTGTCAAATACATGGAAAGGTCGAGTTAGGAGAAAGGCTGGCGCAGTATTTAATTGGTTTGGAACCTCTGAACCATGCTTTTTATGTTAACTTGTGTGATATATATGCCAAAGCTAATAGATTTGATGATGTAAAGAGAATCAAATCCTTAATGAAAGAAAGAGGGATAAAAAAGGAAGTCCCAGGCTCTAGCATGATTGAAATTGATGGGGTTGTTCTTGAATTTTCTGTGAGAGGATCACCAGATGTTGTAATGGAGGAAGTATTGTTGGTCTTGTATCAGTTGAGCCAAAGGGGGCCTTGGACTGTTAAGTTTATGATTGAATAG